A portion of the uncultured Bacteroides sp. genome contains these proteins:
- a CDS encoding GntR family transcriptional regulator: MNFKESKAIYLQIAERICDEILLLQYKEEERIPSVREYATIVEVNANTVMRSFDYLQLQSIIYNKRGIGYFVASGARELILSLRRDAFLKEEVAYFFKQLHTLDISIDEIRAMFVEFIKKQNIGNKL; the protein is encoded by the coding sequence ATGAACTTCAAAGAAAGTAAAGCAATTTATTTGCAAATAGCAGAACGAATTTGTGATGAAATACTTCTGTTGCAATATAAGGAGGAGGAGCGTATCCCCTCAGTGCGCGAATATGCGACTATCGTAGAGGTAAATGCCAATACGGTTATGCGTTCATTTGATTATCTCCAGCTTCAGAGCATCATTTACAATAAGCGTGGTATTGGCTATTTTGTGGCTTCAGGTGCGAGAGAGCTTATTTTGTCTCTACGCCGGGACGCATTTTTAAAAGAAGAAGTCGCCTATTTCTTTAAGCAACTACATACACTTGATATATCTATCGATGAGATTAGGGCGATGTTTGTCGAATTTATTAAGAAACAAAATATAGGGAACAAATTATGA
- a CDS encoding ATP-binding cassette domain-containing protein codes for MVTIENLTFSYRKSKHEVIRNFSLALEKGKVYGLLGKNGVGKSTLLYLMAGLLTPKRGQVMFHKTDVRRRLPITLQDMFLIPEEFELPSVSLISFIELNGPLYPLFSKEDMVKYLNCFEMSLDVNLGALSMGQKKKVFMSFALATNTSLLVMDEPTNGLDIPGKSQFRKFIASGMSDEKMILISTHQVRDVDTILDHVLIMDNTRILLNASMADISQNLLFQENDNRELAEQAIYASPTIQGNSMILPNVDGVESEINLELLFNATLASTDVITGLFHK; via the coding sequence ATGGTTACAATTGAGAATCTTACATTTTCTTATCGTAAATCTAAGCATGAGGTTATTCGTAATTTCTCTTTGGCTTTAGAGAAAGGGAAGGTTTACGGATTGCTGGGGAAAAACGGAGTGGGGAAATCTACTCTTCTCTATCTGATGGCAGGTTTGCTTACGCCTAAAAGGGGACAAGTGATGTTTCATAAGACGGATGTACGCAGACGCTTGCCAATTACTTTGCAAGATATGTTTTTGATACCTGAAGAATTTGAACTCCCATCTGTTTCTCTAATTAGTTTTATTGAATTGAATGGTCCTCTTTATCCGCTCTTCAGTAAAGAAGATATGGTGAAGTATTTAAATTGCTTTGAGATGAGTCTAGATGTTAATCTTGGCGCACTGTCTATGGGACAGAAAAAGAAAGTATTTATGAGTTTTGCTTTGGCAACCAATACTTCTTTGCTAGTGATGGACGAACCAACCAATGGATTGGACATTCCGGGAAAGAGCCAGTTTCGTAAGTTTATTGCTTCCGGGATGTCTGATGAAAAGATGATTCTTATTTCAACCCACCAAGTGAGGGATGTTGATACGATATTAGATCATGTTTTGATCATGGACAATACTCGTATATTATTGAATGCATCAATGGCGGATATTTCTCAAAACTTGTTGTTTCAGGAGAATGATAATCGTGAATTAGCTGAACAAGCCATATATGCTTCTCCCACTATTCAAGGGAATAGTATGATTTTACCGAATGTAGATGGAGTGGAATCTGAGATTAACCTTGAATTACTCTTTAATGCTACGTTGGCTTCCACTGACGTAATAACCGGATTGTTTCATAAATAA
- a CDS encoding tetratricopeptide repeat protein gives MKRIQLLILGMFVAVGPLLAQSANTELQGRIARIKELVETNSQQASEEVSQLLKGKNKKDSELLIAIGRVYFDAGKISDAEIYLQQAKKVNNKYPGIYLLEGDIAVLNKDAGAACQLYEQAIYFDPNCKEAYLKYAQVYKDASPEQAIEMLVRLKELAPDYLPANKELADVYYRNNHFDKAIEEYARFINTPVATEDDLMKYAFALFLNHDFAKSLEVAQMGAQKNTRHAAFNRLLMYNYTDLKRYEEGMKAADNFFNNSDKPDFSYLDYMYYGHLLTASKKYDEAIVEYKKALDLDSLKTDLWREIADAYESLNNNAEAINSYKKYLASLVTEKQTPDLMFRLGKLYYAEGTSTSLTDAAKKKASLLEADSVFSVIAEKAPDSYLGSFWRARANSALDPETTQGLAKPYYEAVVSLLIAKNEPRYNPVIIECYSYLGYYYLIQNLMPQSKEYWHKILSIDPENATAKKALEGIK, from the coding sequence ATGAAACGAATTCAACTGTTGATTTTAGGAATGTTTGTAGCCGTTGGTCCGCTTCTGGCTCAGTCTGCTAATACCGAATTACAAGGGCGTATAGCTCGAATAAAAGAGCTCGTGGAAACTAATTCCCAACAAGCTTCGGAAGAAGTGAGCCAATTACTTAAAGGGAAAAACAAGAAAGATTCTGAGCTGTTGATTGCTATAGGGCGGGTATATTTTGATGCCGGAAAAATATCTGATGCAGAGATTTATCTACAGCAAGCAAAGAAGGTGAATAATAAATATCCGGGTATTTATCTACTGGAAGGAGATATTGCTGTACTAAACAAAGATGCGGGTGCTGCTTGCCAACTTTATGAGCAAGCTATTTATTTTGACCCAAATTGCAAAGAAGCATATTTAAAATATGCCCAGGTTTACAAGGATGCAAGTCCGGAACAAGCAATAGAAATGTTGGTACGTTTGAAAGAACTTGCTCCTGATTATCTTCCCGCTAATAAAGAATTGGCTGACGTATATTATAGGAATAACCATTTTGATAAAGCTATTGAAGAATATGCTCGTTTTATAAATACTCCTGTGGCAACGGAAGATGATTTGATGAAGTATGCTTTTGCTCTCTTTTTAAATCATGACTTTGCTAAATCACTAGAAGTTGCTCAAATGGGAGCGCAAAAAAATACTCGTCATGCTGCCTTTAATCGTTTGCTGATGTATAATTATACCGACCTGAAGCGTTACGAAGAAGGAATGAAAGCTGCCGATAATTTCTTTAACAATTCTGATAAACCGGATTTTTCTTATCTAGATTATATGTATTATGGGCATTTACTTACTGCATCAAAGAAATATGATGAAGCAATAGTTGAATATAAGAAGGCTCTAGATTTAGATAGTTTAAAAACCGATTTGTGGCGTGAAATAGCGGATGCTTATGAAAGCTTGAATAATAATGCTGAGGCAATTAACTCTTATAAAAAGTATCTTGCTTCGCTCGTGACTGAAAAACAAACACCTGATTTAATGTTTCGATTAGGGAAACTATATTATGCGGAAGGTACATCAACTAGTTTGACTGATGCAGCTAAAAAGAAAGCATCTCTTCTTGAAGCTGATTCTGTTTTCTCCGTTATTGCAGAGAAAGCTCCAGATAGTTATTTAGGTTCTTTTTGGCGCGCACGTGCTAATTCTGCTTTGGATCCCGAGACAACTCAAGGGTTGGCAAAACCTTATTATGAAGCTGTAGTATCGTTGTTAATTGCTAAGAATGAACCACGTTATAATCCAGTTATTATTGAGTGCTACAGCTATTTGGGATATTATTATCTAATACAGAATCTGATGCCTCAATCTAAAGAATACTGGCATAAGATCTTGTCTATAGATCCGGAAAATGCTACTGCAAAGAAGGCATTAGAAGGTATTAAATAG
- a CDS encoding substrate-binding domain-containing protein — protein sequence MMMKQFWLIAVLSLTAFSACNQKPKDGLTDTYASGVIAIAVDESFQPIVQEEIDVFEGVYPLAGIVPRYTTEVDAINLLLKDSVRLVIATRTLTSEEMNSFHSRKFFPREIKLATDGLAFIVNRKNSDSIISVRDIKRMLIGEAKNWKDIYPASPLNAIQLVFDNKNSSTVRFAADSICKGKPLSTDLKALKNNQEVINYVACTPEAIGVIGVNWLGNRSDTTNLSFRKGIRVMAVSTENKATLDNSYKPYQAYLFYGDYPLVRNIYVLLNDPRNALPWGFTSFLTSDRGQRIILKSGLVPATQPVRVVDVKDK from the coding sequence ATAATGATGAAACAGTTTTGGCTAATAGCTGTCCTGTCTTTGACTGCATTTTCTGCCTGTAATCAAAAACCTAAAGATGGATTGACAGATACTTATGCGTCGGGAGTAATAGCAATTGCTGTCGATGAAAGTTTTCAACCTATCGTTCAGGAAGAAATAGATGTGTTTGAAGGGGTTTATCCGTTGGCTGGAATTGTTCCTCGTTATACAACTGAAGTGGATGCAATTAATTTACTTTTGAAGGATAGCGTACGTTTGGTTATTGCCACACGTACGCTGACTTCAGAAGAAATGAACTCCTTCCATAGTCGCAAATTTTTTCCTCGCGAGATAAAACTGGCTACGGATGGGCTGGCATTTATTGTGAATCGCAAAAATTCTGATTCAATAATCAGTGTGCGTGATATAAAGAGAATGCTTATTGGTGAAGCAAAAAACTGGAAAGATATATATCCTGCTTCTCCTTTAAATGCTATTCAATTGGTTTTTGATAATAAAAACTCTAGTACAGTTCGTTTTGCGGCTGACTCGATATGTAAAGGTAAGCCTTTATCTACTGATTTGAAGGCATTAAAGAATAATCAGGAAGTAATAAACTATGTAGCTTGTACGCCTGAGGCTATTGGCGTAATTGGTGTAAATTGGTTAGGAAATCGTAGCGATACGACCAATCTCTCTTTCCGAAAAGGGATTAGAGTGATGGCCGTAAGTACTGAAAATAAGGCCACACTGGATAATAGTTATAAGCCTTATCAAGCTTATTTATTCTATGGCGATTATCCGTTGGTACGAAATATTTATGTTTTGCTTAATGATCCTCGTAATGCGTTGCCTTGGGGGTTCACTTCATTCCTTACTTCTGATAGAGGACAGAGAATTATTTTGAAATCAGGACTGGTTCCGGCTACTCAGCCTGTGCGTGTGGTAGATGTGAAAGACAAATAA
- a CDS encoding TonB family protein, producing MAKIDLTSLEWCELIFKGKNKAYGAYKMRGESAKRHNLAMLIVLIIALVGFSIPTLIKLATPKQKEEMTEVTALSQLEEPEVPDEMKKVQPVAPPPPALKSSIKFTAPIIKKDSEVNEDDEIKSQEELTQTKVSISIADVKGNDEANGKDIADLKQVVTQAPVEEEKVFDMVEQMPTFPGGQAELLSFIGKNLKYPTIAQENGTQGRVICQFIVGKDGTVRDVQVVKSLDPYCDKEAIRVIRSMPRWIPGKQNGKPVTVKYTVPITFRLQ from the coding sequence ATGGCAAAAATAGATTTGACATCTTTAGAGTGGTGTGAGCTGATTTTTAAAGGCAAGAATAAGGCTTATGGTGCATATAAGATGCGTGGAGAGTCTGCCAAACGTCATAATTTGGCAATGCTGATTGTCCTTATTATTGCTTTGGTTGGTTTTAGTATACCTACACTTATCAAATTGGCTACTCCAAAGCAGAAGGAAGAAATGACAGAAGTTACTGCATTATCGCAATTAGAAGAACCTGAGGTTCCAGATGAGATGAAGAAAGTTCAACCTGTAGCTCCTCCTCCTCCTGCGTTAAAAAGTTCAATTAAGTTTACTGCTCCTATTATTAAAAAGGATTCTGAGGTAAATGAGGATGACGAGATTAAGAGTCAGGAAGAATTGACTCAAACGAAAGTCTCTATTTCTATTGCTGATGTGAAAGGTAATGATGAAGCAAACGGTAAGGATATAGCAGATTTGAAACAGGTAGTGACACAAGCTCCTGTTGAGGAAGAGAAGGTTTTTGATATGGTAGAGCAGATGCCTACTTTCCCTGGAGGACAAGCAGAATTGCTCTCTTTTATTGGGAAAAACCTTAAATATCCGACTATAGCTCAGGAAAATGGTACCCAAGGGCGCGTGATTTGTCAGTTCATTGTTGGAAAAGACGGTACAGTAAGAGATGTGCAAGTTGTTAAGTCTCTTGATCCTTATTGTGATAAGGAAGCTATACGCGTTATTCGTTCAATGCCTAGATGGATTCCTGGAAAACAGAACGGCAAACCCGTGACTGTGAAATATACAGTACCTATAACATTTAGATTGCAATAA
- a CDS encoding biopolymer transporter ExbD produces the protein MSAEVQESGNKKGGKGKQKKMTVRVDFTPMVDMNMLLITFFMLCTSLSKPQTMEISMPSNDKDITEEQQTKVKASQAITLLLGSEDKLYYYEGEPDYKDYSSLKQTTYKPDGLRALLLKRNRQAVQKVNDLKQQKLNLKISADEYTKQVAEIKNGKDTPVVIIKATDESTYKNLIDALDEMQICNIGKYVIVDIVDADKFLLKNFETQGGLSKDIAEQ, from the coding sequence ATGAGTGCTGAAGTACAAGAAAGCGGCAATAAGAAAGGTGGAAAAGGGAAGCAGAAGAAAATGACCGTTCGTGTGGATTTTACGCCTATGGTGGATATGAATATGCTACTTATCACTTTCTTTATGCTTTGTACCTCGTTGAGCAAACCTCAGACGATGGAAATAAGTATGCCGAGTAACGATAAGGATATAACAGAAGAACAGCAAACTAAAGTAAAAGCTTCACAAGCTATCACTTTACTGTTGGGAAGTGAAGATAAATTGTATTATTATGAAGGAGAACCTGACTACAAGGATTATTCTTCTTTGAAACAAACAACCTATAAGCCTGATGGTTTGAGGGCTTTACTTCTTAAACGTAACAGACAAGCTGTTCAAAAAGTAAATGATTTGAAGCAGCAAAAGCTGAATCTGAAAATATCTGCGGATGAATATACTAAACAAGTTGCTGAAATTAAAAACGGGAAAGACACACCTGTTGTTATAATCAAGGCGACTGACGAATCTACGTATAAGAATCTGATAGATGCTCTGGATGAAATGCAAATATGCAATATAGGTAAATATGTAATTGTGGATATTGTCGATGCGGATAAATTCTTACTGAAGAATTTTGAAACTCAAGGCGGGCTTTCCAAAGATATTGCCGAGCAGTAA
- a CDS encoding biopolymer transporter ExbD, translated as MGRAKIKKKSTFIDMTAMSDVTVLLLTFFMLTSTFVKKEPVEVTTPASVSEIKIPETNILQILIDPSGKVFMSLDRQSDLKATLEGVGKEYGVTFTPEQMKKFMISATFGVPIKSMKTYLDLPADKQDAVLKNEGIPCDSVDNQFKAWVRNARAVNADLRIAIKADQSTPYSVIKNVMSSLQDLRENRYNLITSLKTTSEN; from the coding sequence ATGGGTAGAGCAAAAATCAAAAAAAAGAGTACATTCATTGATATGACTGCAATGAGTGACGTTACCGTACTGTTATTAACCTTTTTTATGTTGACGTCTACGTTCGTAAAAAAGGAACCAGTAGAGGTTACCACTCCGGCATCAGTTTCTGAAATTAAAATTCCGGAAACTAACATCTTGCAGATATTGATCGATCCGAGTGGAAAGGTCTTTATGAGCTTGGATAGGCAGTCTGACTTGAAAGCAACGTTGGAGGGTGTGGGAAAAGAATATGGAGTAACTTTTACTCCTGAACAGATGAAGAAATTCATGATTTCAGCTACATTCGGTGTACCTATCAAAAGCATGAAAACTTATTTAGACCTACCGGCTGATAAACAAGATGCCGTTCTAAAGAATGAAGGCATCCCTTGTGATAGTGTTGACAACCAGTTTAAGGCGTGGGTGAGAAATGCTCGTGCTGTAAATGCTGACTTACGTATAGCAATTAAAGCTGACCAGTCTACTCCTTATTCTGTTATCAAGAATGTGATGTCTTCACTTCAGGATCTTAGGGAGAACCGCTATAACCTGATTACTTCGCTGAAAACGACTTCTGAAAATTAA
- a CDS encoding MotA/TolQ/ExbB proton channel family protein — METNQKKSFSFTGIRSAGLVIFFCLIIAVCIYKFLLGDPSHFMNNDPNNHPLPGDFLGTIYKGGFIVPIIQTLLLTVLALSIERYFALRTAFGKGSLVKFVKNIKEALTAGDLKKAQIICDKQQGSVANVVTSTLKKYGEMENDATLSKEQKLLAIQKELEEATALELPMMEQNLPIIATITTLGTLMGLLGTVIGMIRSFAALAAGGSGDSMALSQGISEALINTAFGILTGALAVISYNYYTNKIDKLTYSLDEVGFSIVQTFAATHK, encoded by the coding sequence ATGGAAACTAATCAAAAAAAGTCTTTTTCGTTTACAGGTATCAGATCAGCAGGATTGGTGATATTCTTCTGTCTAATAATTGCAGTGTGTATCTACAAATTCTTATTAGGTGACCCATCTCACTTTATGAACAATGACCCTAATAATCATCCACTTCCGGGAGACTTCTTAGGAACAATCTACAAAGGTGGTTTTATTGTTCCGATTATTCAGACTTTGTTGCTTACAGTTCTTGCATTAAGCATTGAACGTTATTTTGCTCTTCGTACTGCTTTTGGTAAAGGTTCGTTGGTGAAATTCGTTAAGAACATCAAAGAGGCTCTTACAGCTGGTGATCTTAAGAAAGCACAAATAATCTGTGATAAGCAACAAGGTTCTGTTGCAAATGTTGTTACTTCAACTCTTAAAAAATATGGAGAAATGGAGAATGACGCAACTTTGTCTAAAGAACAAAAACTGCTGGCTATTCAAAAAGAACTTGAAGAAGCAACTGCATTGGAATTGCCTATGATGGAACAAAATCTACCGATCATCGCAACAATTACTACATTGGGTACTTTGATGGGATTGTTAGGTACTGTAATTGGTATGATTCGTTCTTTTGCAGCTTTGGCGGCAGGTGGGTCTGGTGACTCAATGGCTCTGTCTCAAGGTATCTCAGAAGCGTTGATCAACACCGCTTTTGGTATCCTTACAGGTGCTTTAGCAGTTATCTCTTATAACTACTACACTAATAAAATAGATAAATTGACTTATAGCCTTGATGAAGTTGGATTTTCAATCGTACAAACTTTTGCAGCAACTCATAAATAA